CACGTCCTGCAGGGAAAGGCTGGAGGTCACGCTCGCCCGCAGCGACCACTTGCCGTGCACGTCGGCGGCCTTGAAGCCGGGGCGGCTGGTCTCCACCAGGAAGCCGCGGATCTTGCCGCCCTCGTCCTCGTTCTTGGCCCACACCACGGCCACATCGGCGATGGAGCCGGAGGTGATCCACATCTTTTCGCCGCTGAGCACGTATTCGTTGCCCACTTTCTTGGCGCGGGTGCGCATCCCCCCGGGATTGGAGCCGAAGTCGGGCTCGGTCAAGCCGAAGCACCCGATCTTCTCGCCCTTCTGCAGCCCGGGCAGCCACTGCTGCTTCTGCTCCTCGCTTCCGAACGCATAGATGGGATACATGACCAGCGCCGACTGCACGCTCACGAAGGAACGCACGCCGCTGTCGCCGCGCTCCAGCTCCTGCATCACCAGGCCGTACTCCACGTTCGACATCTCGGCGCAGCCGTAGCCCTTCAGGTTGGCCCCGAAGAAGCCCAGCCCGCCCATCGGCTTCACCAATTCGCGCGGGAAGCGGCCTTCGCGGTTGCACTGCTCGATGACTGGAATGAGGTTCTCTTCGATGAACTTGCGGGTGTTGTCGCGCACCAGGCGTTCGTCGTCGCTGAGCAGGGTATCGAAGTCGATGAAATCGACGCCGCGGAACTTGAGGGCCATGATCGTCTCTCGCTTCTATGAGATGGCTGGGCAGGAAAACTCCTAAAGCTAACAGAGGCCCCTGGGAGGGTCAAACGGAGCGATCGGATTCTCGGGTCAATGAAGGAACGGGTTTCCTTTGCGTCCTTCGTGTGCCCTTGGTGTCCTTTGTGGTGGGCTCTTCCGGAGGATCAAGCGACTCAATGCTTCACTGCCTGCATGTACTCGCTCAGGGTGACGAAGCGGTAGCCGCGGGCCTGCAGCTCCGGGATCAGCGTCTCCAGTGTCCTCACCGTCGAGGACAGTTCGTGGAAGGCCAAGATGTGAGTGGTGAGGCCGCGCTTCTCGCGCTCTGTGATGGTGCGCTCCACCGAATCCGCCAGCGAGGGCCGCGGACAGTGCTGGGGATGCTCGCCGGCGCACTGGTAGTCGAGGGTGTTCACGTCGCGCAGCGCCGGCGGCGCCTCCGCGGTGATGGTCATCACCTGGTAGCCGCGGGATTCAAGGTGCTTGCGCGCGTCCGCGCTCAGCAGCCAGTCGGGCGGCCGCAGGAAACGCGGCTTCTTGCCGGTCAGCGCCTGGAGCAGCTTCGATTCCTTGTCGACGTCCTCCAGCACCCAGGTCAAGCCCTCGCGCCGCTCCTGCTTCTCCAGGTTGAGGTGGCTGAAGGTGTGGTTCTCGAGCTCGTGCCCGCGCTTCACCACCTCCTTGGCGGCGGCCAGGCAGGTGATCCCCAGCTTGGGCTCCTCGCGCGCGCCCTGGGAGTTCTTGGTCAGCCGCCAGCCCACCACGAAAAAGGTCGCCCTGACGTGGTTCTTGTCCAGCAGGGCGAGCAGGCTGGGCGAGACCTTGTCGGGCGGCAGCTGGATCCCCAGCAGCACGTAGGGCCGCGGGCCGTCGTCGAAGGTCAGGGCGATGAGCTTCTGCTGCGCCGCGGCCAGCGGCGCCGCCAGCAGGAAGAAGGTGAGGAGTACCTGTGCGCGTTTCATCGGGTCCTTTCGATTCTCACACGCCGCAGCTTGCCTGCCAAACCGGGAACCGGGAACTGGGAACCGGCCACCGCCTTCGTGTACAATCGAGGACGAAACGGCGAGTAGCAATCCTTCCCGGAATTCTTACTCCCGACATTCCCAGGCGGCTCCCCAGGGCGGGGAGATTCCTGTCAGGAGCGAGGCATGAAGATCGCAAAGACCGCAGACCGCAAAAAGCTGATGGACACCTCCAAGAGCCATGACTGCCCCAAGTGCGGCAAGCCCGCCCGCATCGTCAAGCGGGTGAAGGACCGCGAGCGCGGCGTGCCCGGGGGCATGTTCATCTCCTGCTCCGTCTGCGAGTTCTACGAGAAGCTCTAGAAGCCGTGGATCGTGGCTAGTGGTCAGTGGCCAGCGGGAACCCGCTAACTCCTAACTCCCGATTACTGACTACCACCGGGGCTAGCCGCCGATCTCTTCCAGGATGGCCCTGGCTGCCGCCGCCGGATCCGGCGCCGCGGTGATGGGTCGTCCCACCACAATATGGCTGGCGCCGGCGGCGATGGCCTGAGCCGGGGTGGCCACCCGAGTCTGATCTCCCTGGTCGGCCCCTGCCGGGCGCACCCCCGGGGTCACGATCGCCATGCCCGGTCCCAAGAGCTGCCGCAGCGCCCGGGCCTCCCGAGGCGAGGTCACCACCCCGCCACAGCCGCAGGTCTGGGCCAGCCGGCCCATCTTCTGCGCCTGCTCCAGGACGGTGGTAGGGAACCCGACCTCCCTCAGGTCCTCATCGGAGAAGCTGGTCAGCACGGTGACGGCCAGGATGAGGGGTTTGCCGGGGCTCGAGGCCGCCGCCTCCACCGCCGCCCGCAGCATCTTGGAGCCCCCGGCGCCGTGGACCGTCAGCATGCTGACACCCAGGGCGCAGGCCTCCGCCACGGCCTTGCCTACAGTATTTGGAATATCGTGGTACTTCAGGTCCAGAAAAACCTTACGGCCGGAGGCCACCAGGTCGCGGACGACCTGCGGCCCCTCGGCCGTGAAGAGCTGTTTACCAACCTTGTACGTTGAGGCGGAGGCCCCCACTTTGGCCACGATTTCCCGCGCCAGGAGCGCTTTTTCCACGTCCAGGGCCACGATCAGGCGGTCGCGGTTCTCGGCCATCAAGGGCCAGTGTAGCTGTTTTTCCTATTGTTGTCCCGTCAGATCAGTCGCCATCGCCACCACCTCCGGGGTGACGATGTCCAGGCGGACCCTCTCCACCCCCCGGGCCCGCAGATCGAGCAGTTGGGCGGCCCCGTAGGAGAGGTCGATGATGCGGGATTCCGGCACCGGCCCGCGGTCATTGATCCGCACGATGACCCACCTGCCGTTTCTCAGGTTGGTGACCTTAACCCACGTCCCTAGTGGGAGTTGCCGGTGAGCCGCGGTGAGCTGGAACATGTCGTAAGGCTCGCCGCTGGCGGTGGTGCGGCCGTCGAACTGCTTGCCGTACCAAGAGGCCCTACCCGTCTGGTAGGGCTTGGGATCGGATTGTGGAGTGGCTATTGGAGGCTTCTTGTTCTTAGGCTTGGCGCTTCCTGTGCCGGGTGCCGCCCCCATGGTCGTGACCAGACAAATAGCCACCATCAGGTGAGCTAGTACTCGTCGCATTCAAACACCTCGTCTTTTCGTAATTCTCGTGCTCCTCCTACCCCTTCAAAAAGTCAGATAATTCTAAGAAAACAAACGGGAAAAGTCAATCCCAGGCAGCGCGACTCCGTTGCAGATTTGCCGCACCACCTACTTCCGCAGGGGCCCCGGGGTCGGGGCTGATTGCCGCTCTGGGAGCGGCCTTCGGCCGACCCATCCTGGGGCGCCGCCGAGCTACCGCACCCTCCTTTCGGGTGGCGGCATGGACTCCAGCTCCGGCGGGTGCCACGGCTGGCCGTCACCTATCCATCCCGGGCTGCTGCCCAACTCCTCCCTCTCGAACCAGAGGGGCAGCAGAAGTAACGCCGCCGTTCCTGGCGGCTGGGTGGCAGGCGCCCTTCTGCCCGGGTCGCGGGCGGGGCGCCAGCGCTGCTCGGTAGACGGCGGTCCGGCCCGGTTCCTGGGAAGACCTCGCCCGATCCTGAGGCACAGAAGTGTAAGACTCGACGCCTGACTCCCTGGCCGCACCGCGCGCAAAAAAAGTTCTGATTGAGGGTTTGCAGGGGCGGCGGTTTGGGTTAGATTTGCGTCCTAGCATGAACCAGACGCCGCCCGTCATCCTCAGCATCGCCGGCTTCGATCCTACCTCCGGGGCCGGTACCACCGCCGACATCAAGACCATCGCCGCCCACGGTTGCTACGGCGTGGCCTGCATCACCGCGCTCACGGTGCAGTCCACCACCGGCGTGCGCCGGGTGGAGCCTGTGCCGGCCAAGCTGGTGCGCGACACCCTGCGCGAGCTGGCCGCCGACATGCCCATCGCCGCCGTGCGCATCGGCATGCTGGCTTCCGACGAAGTGGTCGCGGCAGTCGTGGACTTCCTGCAGGCCGCCAAGATCCCCCACGTGGTGCTCGATCCGGTCCTGCGCTCCACCAGCGGCAGCCCCCTGCTCGACAAGGCGGGCATCGAGCGCATGCAGAAGCAACTGCTGCCCCTGGTGAGCGTGATCACCCCCAACATCGAGGAGGCGGGCG
This Terriglobales bacterium DNA region includes the following protein-coding sequences:
- a CDS encoding acyl-CoA dehydrogenase family protein, with amino-acid sequence MALKFRGVDFIDFDTLLSDDERLVRDNTRKFIEENLIPVIEQCNREGRFPRELVKPMGGLGFFGANLKGYGCAEMSNVEYGLVMQELERGDSGVRSFVSVQSALVMYPIYAFGSEEQKQQWLPGLQKGEKIGCFGLTEPDFGSNPGGMRTRAKKVGNEYVLSGEKMWITSGSIADVAVVWAKNEDEGGKIRGFLVETSRPGFKAADVHGKWSLRASVTSSLSLQDVRVPASNLLPKSDGLKSPLMCLNQARYGIAWGAVGAAMACYDCALQYALFRKQFRDQPIASHQLVQEKLAWMISEITKAQLLVLQVGRLKDKNKVQHQQISMAKRNNVWMALECARLARDILGANGIADEYPIFRHMANLESVKTYEGTHDIHALIIGAAVTGIDAF
- a CDS encoding polysaccharide deacetylase family protein, coding for MKRAQVLLTFFLLAAPLAAAQQKLIALTFDDGPRPYVLLGIQLPPDKVSPSLLALLDKNHVRATFFVVGWRLTKNSQGAREEPKLGITCLAAAKEVVKRGHELENHTFSHLNLEKQERREGLTWVLEDVDKESKLLQALTGKKPRFLRPPDWLLSADARKHLESRGYQVMTITAEAPPALRDVNTLDYQCAGEHPQHCPRPSLADSVERTITEREKRGLTTHILAFHELSSTVRTLETLIPELQARGYRFVTLSEYMQAVKH
- a CDS encoding septal ring lytic transglycosylase RlpA family protein; this translates as MRRVLAHLMVAICLVTTMGAAPGTGSAKPKNKKPPIATPQSDPKPYQTGRASWYGKQFDGRTTASGEPYDMFQLTAAHRQLPLGTWVKVTNLRNGRWVIVRINDRGPVPESRIIDLSYGAAQLLDLRARGVERVRLDIVTPEVVAMATDLTGQQ
- the thiD gene encoding bifunctional hydroxymethylpyrimidine kinase/phosphomethylpyrimidine kinase, producing the protein MNQTPPVILSIAGFDPTSGAGTTADIKTIAAHGCYGVACITALTVQSTTGVRRVEPVPAKLVRDTLRELAADMPIAAVRIGMLASDEVVAAVVDFLQAAKIPHVVLDPVLRSTSGSPLLDKAGIERMQKQLLPLVSVITPNIEEAGALAGMKVTNLEEMHAAAAKLHKLGARQVIVTGGHLEKAVDLVSVAASNGTPPEQIEFGSDRLRSTSTHGTGCAFATALAVNLAQGKQLQDAAVLAKAYVTKAIARAYPLGKGSGPVHHLFRMDEQPRPAADAVEPKH
- the pyrF gene encoding orotidine-5'-phosphate decarboxylase; translated protein: MAENRDRLIVALDVEKALLAREIVAKVGASASTYKVGKQLFTAEGPQVVRDLVASGRKVFLDLKYHDIPNTVGKAVAEACALGVSMLTVHGAGGSKMLRAAVEAAASSPGKPLILAVTVLTSFSDEDLREVGFPTTVLEQAQKMGRLAQTCGCGGVVTSPREARALRQLLGPGMAIVTPGVRPAGADQGDQTRVATPAQAIAAGASHIVVGRPITAAPDPAAAARAILEEIGG